A window of Flavobacterium flavigenum contains these coding sequences:
- a CDS encoding sterol desaturase family protein has protein sequence MEHIHFLAFAMPAFFIFSFLEYKLAKRRKQPEIFNYESSVSNISIGIAERLINLFVAGSFYQLYYFIYNHYRLFDIPSNVFVWFALILATDFVWYWYHRLGHEVNFFWAAHIVHHHSEEFNFTAAARITTLQAIVRTGFWCVLPLVGFHPVMVITMLIVHGAYSFFTHTQLIGKIRWLEYVFVTPSIHGVHHASDEKYLDKNYGDMFTFWDRIFGTFQEEEEKPKYGLTHPLKSYSFLWQHSHYYFEIYELWKRSKGFKARWNAVFGSPAHMDQDIRPMLEKRFLQDKSNRHQRLRFRNYLYIQLGVCTLFLTVFTYYFEFLNLLDKIFVLSFILITLINCGALLEQRKWMYYLEYGRIFIVTTYFLYEENLLTFLFVPIAIMIFAEQLFSLSKHYQKVVLQLESSE, from the coding sequence ATGGAACATATTCATTTTCTGGCGTTTGCTATGCCTGCGTTTTTCATTTTTTCATTTTTAGAATATAAGCTCGCAAAGCGCAGAAAGCAACCTGAGATTTTTAATTATGAAAGCTCAGTTTCAAACATTAGCATTGGTATTGCAGAAAGACTAATTAATCTCTTTGTTGCAGGAAGTTTTTATCAGCTGTATTATTTTATATATAATCACTATCGGCTTTTTGATATTCCCAGCAATGTCTTTGTATGGTTTGCCTTGATTTTAGCGACTGATTTTGTTTGGTACTGGTATCACAGGCTAGGACATGAAGTTAATTTTTTCTGGGCAGCACACATCGTGCATCACCATAGCGAAGAGTTTAATTTTACCGCTGCAGCCAGAATCACCACTTTACAGGCAATTGTAAGAACAGGGTTTTGGTGTGTTCTTCCTCTCGTTGGATTTCATCCTGTTATGGTTATTACCATGCTGATTGTGCATGGAGCTTATTCTTTTTTTACACATACACAGCTTATCGGAAAAATAAGGTGGCTTGAATACGTTTTTGTAACACCATCAATCCACGGTGTCCATCATGCATCTGATGAAAAATACCTGGATAAAAATTACGGTGACATGTTTACTTTTTGGGACCGTATTTTTGGGACTTTTCAGGAGGAGGAAGAGAAACCAAAATACGGTTTAACCCATCCGTTAAAAAGTTATAGTTTTTTGTGGCAGCATTCGCATTATTACTTCGAGATTTATGAATTATGGAAACGATCCAAAGGATTTAAAGCCAGATGGAATGCTGTTTTTGGAAGTCCGGCCCATATGGATCAGGATATTCGGCCCATGTTAGAAAAACGTTTTTTGCAGGATAAAAGCAATCGGCATCAAAGGCTTAGATTTCGTAATTATCTCTATATACAATTAGGAGTCTGTACTTTATTCTTAACTGTTTTTACTTATTATTTTGAGTTTTTAAATCTTTTGGATAAAATTTTTGTTTTGTCTTTTATTCTAATTACACTGATAAATTGCGGTGCTTTATTGGAACAGCGAAAATGGATGTATTATCTCGAATATGGCCGGATATTTATCGTAACCACTTATTTTTTATACGAAGAAAATTTACTGACATTTTTATTTGTTCCGATTGCCATTATGATTTTTGCAGAACAATTGTTTTCGCTGAGTAAACATTATCAGAAAGTGGTGCTTCAGTTGGAAAGTTCAGAGTAA
- a CDS encoding DUF6526 family protein codes for MKVQSYQNHIRFYTPHHFIYYPVLIVFLAFSIYFAFTTPQHLIWGFIAVVFIFLFCLAFMLRQHYALILQNRIVKLELRYRYFVLTGTRFETIEHKFTDDQIFAFRFAPDAEFLPLMERAITENLSGDDIKKAIKHWKGDYNRV; via the coding sequence ATGAAAGTGCAATCTTATCAAAATCATATTCGATTTTATACACCACATCATTTCATCTATTACCCTGTTCTGATTGTTTTTCTGGCTTTTAGCATTTATTTTGCGTTTACCACTCCCCAACACTTAATCTGGGGTTTCATTGCTGTAGTTTTTATATTCCTGTTTTGCCTCGCGTTTATGCTGCGCCAGCATTATGCCTTGATCTTACAAAACAGAATTGTTAAACTGGAGCTTCGATACCGTTATTTTGTACTTACCGGAACCCGATTTGAAACCATTGAACACAAATTTACAGACGATCAGATATTTGCATTCCGCTTTGCACCTGATGCTGAGTTTTTACCGCTAATGGAACGCGCGATTACAGAAAACCTTTCTGGAGACGATATAAAAAAGGCGATAAAGCACTGGAAAGGCGATTATAACCGGGTATAA
- a CDS encoding DUF4142 domain-containing protein, whose translation MKKILLASKVVLGAGIVLLSLNSCKNEAKQEDPKEVAEDQNEAKFDSIDSKEDDSEFLVDAAEINLAEIEIGKLAQTKSTNPEVKKFGKMLVDEHTKSTAEVKAIADKRNFSLPTSITEEGKDEYDKLNEKTGVDFDKKFADMMVDGHEKAIDKFTKASETANDAEIKAWASNNVVALTAHLQHAKQLKEALDKK comes from the coding sequence ATGAAAAAGATACTTTTAGCAAGCAAAGTAGTTTTAGGAGCAGGAATTGTTTTACTGAGTTTAAACTCTTGTAAAAATGAAGCAAAACAAGAAGATCCAAAAGAAGTTGCAGAGGATCAAAACGAAGCAAAATTTGACTCTATAGATTCTAAAGAAGATGATTCTGAATTTTTAGTGGATGCAGCAGAAATCAATCTGGCTGAAATTGAAATTGGAAAACTTGCCCAAACAAAAAGTACCAATCCTGAAGTTAAAAAATTTGGTAAAATGCTGGTTGATGAGCATACAAAATCAACTGCAGAAGTTAAAGCCATCGCTGATAAGCGTAATTTTTCATTGCCAACTTCAATTACTGAAGAAGGTAAAGATGAATACGATAAACTTAACGAAAAAACAGGAGTTGATTTTGACAAGAAGTTTGCCGATATGATGGTTGACGGGCATGAAAAAGCAATAGATAAATTTACTAAAGCATCTGAAACTGCTAACGATGCAGAAATTAAAGCATGGGCTTCAAACAATGTGGTTGCATTAACTGCGCACCTACAGCATGCTAAACAGCTTAAAGAGGCTTTAGATAAAAAATAA
- a CDS encoding DNA-deoxyinosine glycosylase, whose product MESFSFAPIAPTNATILILGTMPGTKSLEIQQYYGHPQNNFWRFMFEILNEDFSKDYETRKNLLIKNNIALWDVLQFCERIGSLDSAIKNEVTNDFELFLKEHPNITTIFFNGQKAAAFFRKYVSVENKYDLITLPSTSPANASKTFESKLNEWKIISHSLKV is encoded by the coding sequence ATGGAAAGTTTTTCTTTTGCTCCTATCGCTCCAACTAATGCCACGATCTTAATTTTAGGAACAATGCCGGGTACAAAGTCATTGGAGATACAACAATATTACGGTCATCCACAAAACAACTTCTGGCGCTTTATGTTTGAAATTTTAAATGAAGATTTTTCTAAAGATTATGAAACAAGGAAAAATCTTTTAATCAAAAACAACATTGCCTTATGGGACGTTCTGCAATTTTGTGAAAGAATAGGCAGTCTTGACAGTGCTATTAAAAATGAAGTAACAAATGATTTTGAGCTTTTTCTAAAAGAGCATCCAAACATTACAACCATCTTCTTCAATGGGCAGAAAGCAGCTGCCTTTTTTAGAAAATATGTGTCAGTAGAAAACAAGTATGACCTCATCACATTGCCTTCTACAAGTCCCGCTAACGCCAGTAAAACTTTTGAATCAAAACTCAATGAATGGAAAATCATTAGTCATTCCCTTAAAGTTTGA